A single window of Populus nigra chromosome 17, ddPopNigr1.1, whole genome shotgun sequence DNA harbors:
- the LOC133676707 gene encoding sister chromatid cohesion protein PDS5 homolog A isoform X2, protein MGEEKKLEEKLKEVGSKLETLPSTKDGVVKLLKQAATCLSEMDQSPPASVSESMQPFLDAIVKPELLKHQDRDVKLLVATCICEITRITAPEAPYSDDVLKDIFHLIVGTFSGLSDTGGPSFGRRVVILETLAKYRSCVVMLDLECNDLVNKMFSTFFTVASDDHQESVLSSMQTIMVVLIEESEDFREDLLLVILSVLGRNRSDISMSARKLAMKVIELCAGKLEAGIKQFLISLMSGDSRLANSKIDYHEVIYDVYRCAPQILSGVVPYLTGELLTDQLDTRLKAVGLVGDLFSLPGSAITEAFQPIFSEFLKRLSDRVVTIRMCVLECVKGCLLSNPFRAEAAQIISALCDRLLDYDENVRKQVVDVICDVACHALNSVPVETIKLVAERLRDKSQLVKRYTMERMAEIFRVYCVKSSDGSINPGEYDWIPGRILRCLYDKDFRSDTIESVLCGSLFQTEFAVKDRCKYWVRIFSVIDKVEVKALEKILEQKQRLQQEMQRYLLLRQSHQDRDTPEIQKKVLFCFRIMSRSFAEPAKAEENFHIVDQLKDANIWKILTNLLDPSTSFHQACTGRDDLLKILGEKHRLYDFLSSLSMKCSYLLFNKEHVKEILSDVNTHNSAGNMHFTRSCMDLLVILARFSPLLLGGSGEELINFLKDDNEIIKEGALHVLAKAGGTIREQLAESSSAIDLILERLCLEGSRRQAKYAVHALATITKDDGLKSLSVLYKRLVDMLEEKRHLPAVLQSLGCIAQAAMPVFETRENEIEKFIKNKILECSSKSEDNTKACWDDRSELCLLKIYGIKTLVNSYLPVKDVQLRRGIDSHLEILRNILLFGEISKDIESSSVDKAHLRLASAKAVLRLSKHWDHKISVDLLHLTLRTPEIAFPQARKLFLSKVHQYIKDRVLDPKYACAFLFNMTGSKPLDFEEEKQNLADIIQMLQQAKTRHVPVQSDANPLSVYPEYILPYLVHALAHQSCPNVDECKDIKAFEPIYRQLYLILSMLVHKDEGVKLEAGINKEKEKKEKENEKEKDNDKDKETNSLIVSIFQSIKCSEDVVDREKSKNSHAISELGLSIIKRLAPKEEDLQTLPSAVSLPPLLYKIYEYKECEDAVANEGKTWLAEESVLTHFDSLKFETNGTASSDIAGDEVLNDSEREANEVTLGKMIKQLKSQGNKGGKTKKNKSSAAKVKDAENDVDILKMVREINLDNMGLSNMFESSNGHKDLSGKIKSESEHQKVKKGNVSDMTPVPVPKRRRSSSAHNASRFPRSLLKDPSRASEDDSSPDLKGKKSKSKSAGPELLVSSIQKKKNVSSKLKGKSSELGDNGKENEVGESDEDSLMPGVLMETDKVNTTNSPQSLTGSMKKRRRSVAGLAKCTTKKSGINIEEIMGYRIKVWWPMDKKFYEGTIKSYDPLKRKHVILYDDGDIEVLRLEKERWELVDNGPKRTKKSNSFKRTPSKDVSPAQKNRTSSSLSQNKKSVTIVKKKRTPSKNLKRVHKEPKNKVDSDVSSPEHTMASGGDKLKSDDSEGDHAERLSQGMMDVDESDKEVVSTSKGKHLEDTEERSNHSEESDGEVKSNYEAEVSEDMESIPEDDKKGDPREESHSEQKDVDESSEALGVEVNEDKSDSEGNRDVDVRKPSRKSKKLRKKSSNPVNEEDAEISDDETLSNWKHKVGKSASRRAR, encoded by the exons ATGGGAGAGGAGAAGAAGCTCGAAGAGAAGTTAAAGGAGGTGGGATCCAAGCTGGAAACACTTCCTTCTACTAAAGATGGTGTTGTTAAACTTTTAAAG CAAGCTGCTACTTGTCTTTCTGAGATGGATCAGTCACCACCGGCTTCAGTGTCAGAGTCAATGCAGCCTTTTCTTGATGCAATTGTAAAGCCAGAATTGTTGAAGCATCAAGATAGGGATGTTAAGCTTCTAGTTGCAACCTGTATTTGTGAGATAACCCGGATCACTGCACCCGAAGCTCCTTACAGTGATGATGTTTTAAAG GATATATTCCACTTGATCGTAGGCACATTTAGTGGGTTAAGTGATACTGGTGGTCCATCATTTGGAAGGAGAGTTGTTATTTTGGAGACTCTTGCCAAGTATAGGTCTTGTGTTGTGATGCTGGATCTTGAATGTAATGATCTGGTGAATAAGATGTTCAGTACATTTTTTACTGTTGCCAG TGATGATCATCAAGAAAGTGTATTATCATCAATGCAAACAATAATGGTTGTTCTCATAGAAGAAAGTGAGGATTTCAGAGAGGATCTTCTACTTGTTATCTTATCTGTATTAGGTCGTAACAGAAGT GATATCTCTATGTCAGCAAGGAAACTTGCCATGAAAGTTATAGAGCTTTGTGCAGGAAAACTTGAAGCTGGCATAAAGCAGTTCCTCATATCATTAATGTCAGGAGATAGCAGGTTGGCAAATAGTAAAATCGACTACCATGAAGTTATATATGATGTTTACCGTTGTGCTCCTCAGATCCTATCAGGAGTCGTTCCATACCTCACAGGAGAGCTGCTG ACCGATCAGCTAGACACTCGTTTAAAAGCAGTGGGGTTGGTTGGGGATCTATTTTCTTTACCTGGCTCTGCCATCACAGAAGCATTTCAGCCAATCTTTTCagagtttttgaaaagattGAGTGATAGAGTAGTTACCATCCGGATGTGTGTCCTTGAATGTGTCAAAGGCTGTCTTTTGTCAAATCCTTTTCGAGCAGAGGCAGCTCAAATCATCT CTGCCCTTTGTGACCGACTGTTGGACTATGATGAGAATGTTCGAAAGCAGGTTGTTGATGTAATCTGTGATGTAGCATGCCATGCCTTGAATTCTGTCCCTGTCGAAACCATAAAGCTAGTTGCAGAACGTCTTCGAGACAAATCT CAACTTGTTAAAAGATATACTATGGAGAGAATGGCTGAGATATTCAGGGTTTATTGTGTAAAGTCTTCTGATGGCTCAATCAATCCTGGTGAATATGATTGGATTCCTGGAAggattttgagatgtttgtATGACAAAGATTTCAG ATCAGATACAATTGAATCTGTTCTTTGTGGCTCTCTGTTTCAGACTGAATTTGCAGTAAAAGATAGATGTAAATATTGGGTAAGAATCTTCTCTGTCATAGACAAAGTTGAGGTGAAAGCTCTTGAAAAAATACTGGAGCAGAAGCAAAG GTTACAGCAGGAGATGCAGAGGTATCTATTACTGAGGCAGTCGCATCAG GACAGAGATACTCCTGAGATCCAAAAAAAGGTTCTGTTCTGTTTTCGGATCATGTCTCGCTCCTTTGCAGAGCCTGCCAAGGCTGAGGAAAATTTTCATATAGTTGATCAATTGAAAGATGCCAATATCTGGAAGATTTTAACAAATCTACTCGATCCAAGCACGAGCTTCCATCAAGCTTGCACTGGTCGG GATGATTTACTTAAAATACTCGGCGAGAAACACCGACTCTATGATTTTTTGAGCAGTCTTTCGATGAAGTGTTCTTATTTACTTTTCAACAAGGAGCATGTGAAAGAAATTCTTTCGGACGTCAACACACATAACTCTGCTGGAAATATGCATTTTACTCGATCTTGTATGGATTTACTGGTG ATTCTTGCTCGCTTCAGTCCATTGCTGCTTGGTGGCTCAGGGGAAGAGCTAATAAATTTTCTGAAAGATGACAACGAAATAATAAAAGAAGGTGCTTTGCATGTTTTGGCAAAGGCTGGTGGTACAATCCGAGAACAACTTGCGGAGTCATCAAG TGCAATTGACCTTATATTGGAGAGGCTTTGCTTAGAAGGTAGTCGAAGACAGGCCAAGTATGCTGTGCATGCCCTAGCAACAATCACAAAGGATGATGGGCTCAAGTCCCTCTCTGTTTTATACAAG AGACTCGTTGACATGCTGGAGGAGAAGAGACATTTGCCTGCTGTACTACAATCTCTGGGATGCATAGCACAGGCTGCAATGCCGGTTTTTGAAACTagagaaaatgaaattgaaaaattcattAAGAACAAAATTCTAGAATGCAGTAGT AAATCAGAAGATAATACAAAAGCTTGCTGGGACGACAGAAGTGAACTTTGTTTGTTGAAG ATATATGGAATTAAGACATTGGTCAACAGCTACTTGCCGGTTAAAGATGTTCAACTTCGTCGTGGTATTGACAGCCATCTGGAAATCCTTAGAAACATACTTCTTTTTGGAGAAATATCGAAAGATATTGAATCAAG TTCAGTTGATAAGGCCCACTTGAGGCTTGCTTCTGCAAAGGCAGTTCTTCGTTTGTCGAAGCATTGGGATCATAAGATATCTGTTGATCTCTTGCATTTAACCTTGAGGACACCAGAG ATTGCTTTCCCACAAGCTAGGAAATTATTCCTGAGTAAAGTTCACCAATACATCAAGGACCGGGTTCTGGATCCAAAGTATGCTTGTGCCTTCTTATTTAATATGACAGGATCCAAACCCCTTGATTTTGAGGAG GAGAAGCAGAACCTTGCTGATATTATTCAGATGCTCCAACAAGCTAAAACTCGACACGTCCCTGTGCAAAGTGATGCAAATCCCTTGTCAGTTTATCCTGAATATATTCTCCCATATTTGGTCCATGCTCTTGCTCATCAATCATGTCCTAATGTAGATGAGTGCAAGGATATTAAAGCATTTGAACCAATATACCG GCAACTGTACTTGATCCTTTCCATGCTGGTGCATAAAGATGAAGGTGTCAAGTTGGAAGCTGGTATCAacaaggagaaggagaagaaggagaaagaaaatgagaaggaGAAGGACAATGACAAAGACAAAGAGACCAACTCTCTCATAGTTTCCATCTTTCAGAGTATAAAGTGCTCAGAAGATGTAGTTGATCGAGAGAAGTCAAAG AATTCACATGCTATCTCTGAACTTGGGCTGTCAATCATCAAGCGCTTAGCTCCTAAGGAGGAAGATTTACAAACCTTGCCTTCAGCAGTTTCTTTGCCTCCACTGCTGTAcaaaatatatgaatataaaGAATGCGAAGATGCTGTG GCAAATGAAGGGAAAACATGGTTGGCTGAAGAAAGTGTCTTGACCCACTTTGACTCGCTTAAGTTTGAAACTAATGGAACT GCTAGTTCAGATATTGCTGGGGATGAGGTTCTAAATGACAGTGAAAGAGAAGCTAATGAAGTGACTCTTGGGAAAATGATAAAGCAATTAAAATCTCAGGGAAATAAaggtggaaaaacaaaaaagaacaagTCTTCAGCAGCTAAAGTGAAAGATGCTGAAAATGATGTTGATATCTTGAAGATGGTCCGGGAGATAAATTTGGATAATATGGGGCTATCTAATATGTTTGAGTCAAGCAACGGGCACAAAGATCTAAGTGGGAAGATAAAGTCAGAATCAGAGCATCAAAAAGTGAAAAAAGGAAATGTTAGTGATATGACACCTGTGCCGGTACCTAAACGTCGAAGATCATCATCTGCTCATAATGCTTCTAGATTTCCCCGAAGTCTTTTAAAGGATCCTTCGAGAGCTTCAGAGGATGATTCAAGCCctgatttgaaaggaaaaaagtcCAAGTCCAAGAGCGCTGGACCTGAATTGTTGGTATCAAGcattcaaaagaagaaaaatgtctCATCCAAACTTAAAGGCAAAAGCTCTGAGTTGGGTGACAATGGCAAGGAAAATGAAGTTGGAGAATCTGACGAAGATAGCCTGATG CCTGGTGTGCTAATGGAGACTGATAAGGTCAATACAACTAATAGCCCCCAGTCTTTGACTGGTTCTATGAAGAAGCGGAGAAGAAGTGTAGCAGGGTTGGCCAAG TGCACAACGAAGAAAAGTGGCATTAATATCGAGGAGATTATGGGTTACAGAATAAAAGTTTGGTGGCCCATGGATAAGAA GTTTTATGAAGGCACCATCAAATCTTATGATCCTTTGAAAAGGAAACATGTG ATATTATATGATGATGGAGATATAGAAGTACTCCGTTTAGAAAAAGAGCGGTGGGAGCTCGTTGACAATGGGCCCAAGCGCACAAAG AAGTCAAATTCATTTAAGCGCACCCCTTCAAAGGATGT TTCACCTGCTCAGAAAAATAGAACATCCAGTAGTTTAAGTCAGAATAAGAAGTCAGTGACAAT tgttaaaaagaaaagaactccatCAAAAAACTTAAAGCGTGTGCATAAAGAGCCAAAGAACAAAGTTGATTCTGATGTATCAAGCCCTGAACATACCATGGCATCTGGAGGAGATAAGCTGAAATCAG ATGATTCTGAAGGGGATCATGCTGAAAGGTTGTCCCAGGGCATGATGGACGTCGATGAATCTGACAAGGAAGTGGTGTCAACTTCCAAAGGTAAACACTTGGAAGACACAGAGGAAAGATCAAATCATTCTGAGGAATCTGATGGAGAAGTGAAATCCAATTATGAAGCAGAAGTTTCTGAAGATATGGAAAGCATACCAGAAGATGATAAAAAAGGTGATCCCAGAGAGGAATCCCATTCAGAACAGAAAGACGTAGATGAATCAAGTGAAGCCTTGGGAGTGGAAGTCAATGAAGACAAATCAGATTCTGAAGGGAATCGAGATGTAGATGTCAGGAAACCTAGTAGAAAATCAAAGAAGCTCCGTAAGAAATCATCAAATCCTGTCAATGAAGAGGATGCTGAAATCTCTGACGATGAAACTCTT AGCAATTGGAAGCATAAAGTAGGGAAATCAGCATCAAGACGAGCAAGGTGA